The window AGGATATATCATAAACAAATAGAACTTGGCCTTAAAAGCGGGATCCTGATCGCTAATCCAGTACCCGTGGAAGATGAAATACCGTGGTCAGAAATGGCAGTGATCATTGATCAGGCACTGGCTGAGATGCAGGCAATGAAGATAACCGGTAAAGCAGTAACACCATTTTTACTGAGAAAAATTACAGAACTAACAGCAGGTAATTCATTGGAAACTAATATCAAACTTGTGGAAAACAATGTAAAACTTGCCTGCCGGATTGCAGGAGAATTATATAATGACTAAGATAGTGATAAGAGATTATCAGGAAAAAGATTTCAAGGCAATAGAGCGTATCTGGCAGGAATGTGGCTGGTTGGAAGGCAGTATGGAAAGCACAATGCAGGAAATCATCAAAGATTCCCACATCAAAGTGGCTGAAATTGATGGCTCTGTGGAAGCTTCTGCCATGGCTACTGATGCCCAGGTGCAATACCTGGATGAAGTAATCCAGGCAAATGTCATCAATGCCGTCACAGTGTCACTGGTAGCTCGTAAAATCGGTTTGGCAAACAAAGCTCTGGCAGCACTGCTGGCTGATGAAGCAGAAAAAGGTGTGCCGCTTAGTGTACTGGGCATGTTTGAGCAGGGTTTTTATGATAAACTGGGATACGGGACTGGAAGTTATTTCAGGCAATTGCATGTTGATCCCGCAGAATTGAATATTCCGGTAAAATGCCGGATACCCAAAAGACTATCCAAAGATGATTTCCAGGCAATTCACCAAAATAGATTAAATAGAATTAAGCTGCATGGCAGATTTGACATGCTTTCACCTATAGCTACAAAATCGGAGATGGAATTCCACAAGAAGAGCTTTGGTTTGGGATATTATAATGAAGCCGGCAGACTAACTCATCATCTCTGGATTGATCCCAGCGACCAGGAAAGTGGTCCTTATTATATTGTCTGGTATGCTTATGAAACTAATGAACAGCTTCTGGAACTACTGGCACTATTGCAAAGTTTCAATAACCAGGTGCGTGAAATATCTATTACAGAACCTGCTGATATTCAACTTCTTGATTTCATGAAAAAGCCCATCCACAGCAAAGTAGTCACCAAAGGCAACAAGTTCCAGAATTATCTGAATTCCTATGCCTACTGGCAGCTAAGACTGCTTGATCCCATCGCCTGTCTGGAACAAACTTCTCTGCATACCGAAGATCTGGAACTTAATCTAATACTGAGTGATCCTATTGAACAATACCTGCCCGTTGATAGTAAATGGCGGGGATGTGGTGGAAAATATACACTGCTTCTGGGTAAAAAGTGTTGCCTGAGAAAAGACTTTAAGGCTGATCTGCCTGTCCTCTCAGCAAGTATAAATGCCTTCAGTAGAATGTGGCTGGGATTGAAGCCAGCCAGTGGTCTGGCATGCAGTGACGATCTGGCAGCTGATGCTGATTTATTGAACCAGCTTGATAATGCCTTCTGCCTTCCTGAACCTCAACCCGACTGGTGGTTTTAACTTTCTTCCTGAATTTTACAATTCACTAATATCAATGTAATATCATCATAATCTGATAATTTAAACTTTTTGGAATAGAATTTGCATTATAATAATTGAGTTAGTCTTATTTCCAAGGAGCGGCTATGAAAAAATATATTATATTTACAATAATCTTCACATTGTTGTCAATTTTGACAGCAAAGCAAGTAGATATTACTCTTTCGGGGGATCATAATGGTATTGATCTGAACAATCAGCAATTGGAAACTCTGGATTTTTCTGCTGAGATCAATGAATTACACCAATTATCACTTAGTACCAGATCAGGGGATTTCAGCGAATTGATTATTCCAGGATTTGGCAAAAGTGGTGAAACTGGAACTCCCAGCCTCCCGGTTAAAAGAGAGCTGATCGCTGTTCCTCTTGGAGCAGAATTATCTATTGAAATAGCTGATTATCAAAGCATTGAGTATCAATTATCCGATCTGGGTATTAACGATCAATTGATGCCGGCTCAGCCTCCAGTACCCAAAAGTATTGATCCATCTGAACTGGAATTTATCTATGATCAAAATGCTTATGAGCAGGATAAATGGTATGGAAATGATATATTTACCTGTGAAGAAGTCGGCATTCTAAGAGGTCAACGCATTTTTACGGTTACATATCATCCGATTGCTTATAATCCTGTTCAGCAGAAGATAATTATATATAACAATGTTAACACAACTGTTAATTTTGTTGGCAGTGATTTGAATGCTACAAGGGAATTGCGTACAAAAACCTGGTCTCCAGCATACGAAAAAATCTATTCCACTTCACTGATCAATTACACTCCTTTGCAGACCAGAGAAGATATCACTCGCTATCCTATCAAATATGTGATCATCTCTGATGATATGTTCACTGCTCAATTGCAGCCCTTTATTGCTTGGAAAACTCAGCAGGGTTATAATGTGATCGAGACTTATACCAGTGAGATAGGCGGTAGCACAACTGCCATAGCAAATTATATAGAGAGTCTCTGGGAAGAGGCAACCATGGAAGATCCAGCACCATCATTTATCCTTTTTGTGGGAGATACCGCCCAGATACCAGCATATAATGGAGCTACAGGCAATCACGTTACTGACTTGAACTATGTCCGTCTGGAAGGTAATGATTATATGCCCGAGATATATTACGGCAGATTCTCTGCCAGAAATACTGCTGAGCTGCAACCTCAGATAGATAAAACACTGGAATATGAGATGTTCACCATGCCTGATCCCTCTTATCTGGAAGAAGTTGTAATGATAGCCGGTATGGATGCTTCACATGGCTCCACCTGGGGTAACGGACAGATCAATTATGGTACTAATAACTACTTCAATGCTGCTCATGGTATCACTTCTCACACTTACCTGTACCCCGCCTCAGGCAGCAGTGCTGGTCAAATTGTCCAGGATGTCTCTGATGGAATAGGTTATATCAATTATACGGCACACGGCTCTTCCACTTCCTGGGCTGATCCCAGTTTCACTATCAGTAATATCAACAGTCTGCAAAATGAGCATGAATATCCTCTGGTAGTAGGAAATTGCTGTCTTACGAATAAATTTGAAGTAGGTGAATGCTTTGGTGAAGCCTGGCTGAGAGAAGAAAATGGCGGAGCTATTGGTTATATTGGTGGTACAAATTCCACTTATTGGAATGAAGATTTCTGGTGGGGTGTGGGTTCTGGCAATGTTACTTCTAATCCTACTTATAATGGCACAGGACCCGGAGCTTATGACGGGATGTTCCATGATC of the Candidatus Stygibacter australis genome contains:
- a CDS encoding GNAT family N-acetyltransferase, which codes for MTKIVIRDYQEKDFKAIERIWQECGWLEGSMESTMQEIIKDSHIKVAEIDGSVEASAMATDAQVQYLDEVIQANVINAVTVSLVARKIGLANKALAALLADEAEKGVPLSVLGMFEQGFYDKLGYGTGSYFRQLHVDPAELNIPVKCRIPKRLSKDDFQAIHQNRLNRIKLHGRFDMLSPIATKSEMEFHKKSFGLGYYNEAGRLTHHLWIDPSDQESGPYYIVWYAYETNEQLLELLALLQSFNNQVREISITEPADIQLLDFMKKPIHSKVVTKGNKFQNYLNSYAYWQLRLLDPIACLEQTSLHTEDLELNLILSDPIEQYLPVDSKWRGCGGKYTLLLGKKCCLRKDFKADLPVLSASINAFSRMWLGLKPASGLACSDDLAADADLLNQLDNAFCLPEPQPDWWF
- a CDS encoding C25 family cysteine peptidase — protein: MKKYIIFTIIFTLLSILTAKQVDITLSGDHNGIDLNNQQLETLDFSAEINELHQLSLSTRSGDFSELIIPGFGKSGETGTPSLPVKRELIAVPLGAELSIEIADYQSIEYQLSDLGINDQLMPAQPPVPKSIDPSELEFIYDQNAYEQDKWYGNDIFTCEEVGILRGQRIFTVTYHPIAYNPVQQKIIIYNNVNTTVNFVGSDLNATRELRTKTWSPAYEKIYSTSLINYTPLQTREDITRYPIKYVIISDDMFTAQLQPFIAWKTQQGYNVIETYTSEIGGSTTAIANYIESLWEEATMEDPAPSFILFVGDTAQIPAYNGATGNHVTDLNYVRLEGNDYMPEIYYGRFSARNTAELQPQIDKTLEYEMFTMPDPSYLEEVVMIAGMDASHGSTWGNGQINYGTNNYFNAAHGITSHTYLYPASGSSAGQIVQDVSDGIGYINYTAHGSSTSWADPSFTISNINSLQNEHEYPLVVGNCCLTNKFEVGECFGEAWLREENGGAIGYIGGTNSTYWNEDFWWGVGSGNVTSNPTYNGTGPGAYDGMFHDHGEAFPDWYTAQAAFIMAGNLAVVQGGGNANYYWEIYSLMGDPSLVPYFGIPEQNTVTHAAQIFIGSTQLTVSAEPYSYVGLSIEGELLAGGLIDDSGTITLDFLPLTSAATLDLVVGCQNYEPYISQITAVPNEGAFLSINDYTITSDNGDQIIDFGENIELELDLENIGIEAAENITAVMTITDPYITITNGTINLASIPAGGIESLSGFTFQVAETIPDQYEFQLNFSFTYDEGDNEALLDLVAHAPVIALGNLYISGDDNNNGRLDPGETADLDLEILNLGSSTLENVICMVSTTSEYITVNNTWSFIPEIIPGDSGLYPFMVTVDNDCPLGETIYFTAEVTAGLELTFNGSFSLNIGLSLEDFESGDLTNWEWVTSGDANWFVSTNAPQEGSYCVESGDIGNNDISSLSIELDVLYDDQISFYRKVSSESNWDFLIFYIDAVQMDSWSGNLGWSEVTYPVSAGSHELSWVYDKDGSVSSGSDCAWLDYILFPAIGVPQPPD
- a CDS encoding pseudouridine-5'-phosphate glycosidase — its product is RIYHKQIELGLKSGILIANPVPVEDEIPWSEMAVIIDQALAEMQAMKITGKAVTPFLLRKITELTAGNSLETNIKLVENNVKLACRIAGELYND